A region of Streptomyces paludis DNA encodes the following proteins:
- a CDS encoding asparagine synthetase B family protein: MARFVACLAPTPERSAGHLAAMGAAVRYGAGAGGGAVRTPHLALVTDEPGYATGPFAAYGRTAVGEVTLHNRPDLLEALTVAGDPAPPGCPDGELLLRCWVRLGAAGIRAAEGMFALAVHEHAEGGGPDELVLIRDHMGARTLFYARADDTWTAATSLRALRRWPALVAAGGTGLDLAAVRSFLTFAYLPGEETLLRGVREVLPGRCLRLAADGTVTETHYWEPEERLKAGGDGAASPAPYVLRLRELLEEATAMRLPPGEDVGVLLSGGVDSSLVTALAAKLHDHPVHTYSISFGDELPNELGYSGLVAAHCRTRHRILTVSGDAVAARLAEAAALLDSPVGDPLTVPNLMLAEAVAGDGLRVVLNGEGGDPVFGGPKNLPMLVQEMHRRRGDLPDDGYGDGYGHGDDVRATAYLRSYRKCFADLPDLLTPEALHALTGLPAPQRFVTPYLRPEARDGRMDHLLNQLLHCNLRTKGAHHILTKVERLTASQSVQGRSPLFDRRVVDHAFATPPRWKLNGATEKWVLKESVRDLLPDTVVDRPKSGMRVPVQQWLGGPLRELADDLLLGREARARGLFRPDTVRAWLRGEGALLPRQGGKLWLVLTLELWLRAYDIS; encoded by the coding sequence ATGGCGCGCTTCGTGGCCTGTCTGGCACCGACCCCCGAGCGGTCGGCGGGCCATCTCGCCGCCATGGGCGCGGCGGTACGGTACGGGGCCGGCGCGGGCGGTGGCGCGGTCCGCACGCCCCATCTGGCGCTGGTCACGGACGAACCGGGGTACGCCACCGGGCCCTTCGCCGCGTACGGCCGTACCGCCGTCGGCGAGGTCACCCTCCACAACCGGCCGGACCTGCTCGAAGCGCTCACCGTCGCCGGTGACCCCGCCCCGCCCGGCTGCCCGGACGGGGAGCTGCTGCTGCGCTGCTGGGTACGGCTCGGCGCGGCCGGGATCCGCGCGGCGGAAGGCATGTTCGCGCTCGCCGTGCACGAGCACGCGGAGGGCGGTGGTCCGGATGAACTCGTCCTGATACGTGACCATATGGGCGCCCGTACCCTCTTCTACGCGCGCGCCGACGACACCTGGACCGCAGCCACCTCCCTGCGCGCGCTGCGCCGCTGGCCCGCGCTCGTCGCCGCCGGCGGCACCGGGCTCGACCTCGCGGCCGTACGGTCCTTCCTGACGTTCGCCTATCTGCCCGGCGAGGAGACACTGCTGCGCGGCGTACGCGAGGTGCTGCCGGGCCGGTGTCTGCGGCTCGCCGCCGACGGGACCGTGACGGAGACGCACTACTGGGAGCCGGAGGAGCGTCTGAAGGCCGGCGGCGACGGTGCTGCCTCGCCCGCGCCGTACGTTCTGCGCCTGCGCGAGCTGCTCGAAGAGGCCACCGCGATGCGGCTGCCGCCGGGCGAGGACGTCGGGGTGCTGCTCTCCGGCGGCGTCGACAGCTCGCTGGTCACGGCCCTCGCCGCCAAGCTGCACGATCACCCCGTCCACACGTACTCCATCAGCTTCGGCGACGAACTCCCCAACGAGCTGGGCTACTCCGGGCTCGTCGCCGCGCACTGCCGCACCCGCCACCGGATCCTCACCGTCTCCGGCGACGCCGTCGCCGCGCGGCTCGCCGAGGCGGCGGCGCTGCTCGACAGCCCGGTGGGCGACCCGCTGACCGTCCCGAACCTGATGCTCGCGGAGGCCGTGGCGGGTGACGGGCTGCGCGTCGTGCTCAATGGGGAAGGCGGCGACCCGGTGTTCGGCGGGCCGAAGAACCTGCCGATGCTGGTGCAGGAGATGCACCGCCGCCGCGGCGACCTTCCCGACGACGGGTACGGGGACGGGTACGGGCACGGCGACGACGTACGCGCCACCGCCTACCTCCGCTCGTACCGCAAGTGCTTCGCCGACCTGCCCGACCTGCTCACCCCTGAGGCGCTGCACGCCCTCACCGGCCTGCCCGCGCCGCAGCGCTTCGTCACCCCGTATCTGCGGCCGGAGGCCCGGGACGGCCGGATGGACCATCTGCTCAACCAGCTCCTGCACTGCAATCTGCGCACCAAGGGCGCCCACCACATCCTCACCAAGGTCGAACGGCTCACCGCCTCGCAGTCCGTCCAGGGGCGCTCCCCGCTCTTCGACCGGCGGGTGGTGGACCACGCGTTCGCGACCCCGCCGCGCTGGAAGCTGAACGGCGCGACCGAGAAGTGGGTGCTGAAGGAATCCGTACGGGACCTGCTGCCCGACACGGTCGTGGACCGGCCCAAGAGCGGTATGCGCGTCCCCGTGCAGCAGTGGCTCGGCGGGCCGCTGCGCGAGCTGGCGGACGATCTGCTGCTCGGGCGGGAGGCGCGCGCCCGGGGGCTGTTCCGGCCCGACACGGTACGGGCGTGGCTGCGCGGCGAGGGGGCGCTGCTGCCCCGGCAGGGCGGGAAGCTCTGGCTCGTGCTCACACTGGAACTCTGGCTGCGCGCCTATGACATCAGTTGA